The Deinococcus sp. YIM 134068 genomic interval AGTTGAGTGCTGTTCATGAACCCGCGCCCACCGGGGAAGTGCTTCACCACGCTCCGCTGGTAGTAGTTCACGCCCAGGAAGTCGGTCGGCACGGCGATCAGGTCGAGGTCGCCGTGCTGGATGGCCGATTCGAACGCCGGGGCATGGGGGCGGTACAGCTCCAACATGTCCGCCGGGTAGCCCCGCCCGTACAACGGGTCGAGGAACCAGCGGTTGAGGAACCCGTCCCCCCGCCGCGCGGCGGCCACGTCCCCCTCCCGGTCGGAGGCGGCGTGCTGCGGCCCCAGGATGAGGGTGATCCCGACCTGCGCGTTCGGCACCGCCGCCCGAATCGCCCCCGTCGCCAGCCCGTGCGAGAGCAGGAGATGGTGGCTGGCGCGCAGGGCCGTCTCCAGATCACTCAGGCCGGGCGCGTGGACGCCCATCATGTGGCCCAGGAAGGCCGCGCACCACGGCTCGTTGTGCGTGACCCAGCCCCGCACCCGGTCGCCCAGCCGCCCCGCCACCGCGTCCGCGTACTGGGCGAAGGCGTGCGCCGTGTCCCGGTTCGCCCAGCCGCCCGCATCCTGCAAAACTTGGGGCAGGTCCCAGTGGTAGAGGGTCACGTAGGGGGCAATCCCGCGCTCCAACAGCCCGTCGGTCAGGCGGTCGTAGAAGTCCAGGCCCCGGCGGTTCACCGCGCCGCGTCCGTCCGGCACCACGCGCGGCCACGCCACCGAGAGGCGGTAGGCGTTCAGCCCCAGCCCCGCCATCAGGTCGAGGTCCTCCCGCCAGCGGTGATAGTGGTCGCAGGCCACGTCGCCCGTGTCGCCGCCCTTCACCCGCCCGCGCGTGTGGGCGAAGGTGTCCCAGATGGAGGGCGAGCGCCCGTCCTCGGCGACCGCCCCCTCGATCTGGTAGGCGGCGGTCGCCGTGCCCCACGCGAAGTCGGCGGGAAAGTCGGCTTTGCGGACGGTCCCGGTCTCACTCACGGTCATGCCAGCGCCTCCGGCTGGGGGTGGATCGGCGGCTGAGCGGCGAGCGCCGGATCGTGCAGAATGCAGCGGGCCTGGTGGCCCGGCCCCACGTCGTACATCCTCGGCAATCCCTCCTTGCACACGGCGCGGGCGTGCGGGCAGCGTGGCTCGAAGGGGCAGCCGGGCGGCAGGTTGGTGAGGTCGGGCACCTCGCCGCGCGCCTCGATCCGCTCGGGGTGCAGCCCCGCCTCGGGCTTGGGGGCCGCGCTCTTCAGGAGTTGCGTGTAGGGCATCTGCGGCGCGTCGATCACCCGGCTCGCCGGGCCGACCTCCACGATGTAGCCCGTGTACATCACCGCGATGCGGTCGGCCATATAGCGCGCCCCCGCGAGGTCGTGGGTGATGAACAGCATGGATAAGCCCTCCTGGTCGCGCAGGTCGAGCAGCAGGTTCATGATGTCGAGCCGGATGGACACGTCGAGCGCCGAGGTCGGCTCGTCCGCCAGGATCAGTTCGGGGCGCGCGGCGAGGGCGCGGGCGATCACCACGCGCTGCCGCTGCCCGCCGCTGAGTTCGTGCGGCTTCTTGGCGGCGTAGCTCGCGCCGGGGGAGAGGCCCACCCGCTCCAGCAGGGCGTTCACCTGCTCGCCCACGTCCCGCCCCCGCGCCAACCCGTGCAGTTTGAGGGGGCGCGACAGGATGTAGCCGATGGTGTGCAGCCCGTTGAGGCTGCCGTAGGGGTCCTGAAAGATCATCTGGACGTGCTTGCGGAATCGCCGCAGCCGCGCGCCGCCCATCCGCAACGGCACGTCCTCGCCCACCAGGGTCATCGTGCCCGAGGTCGGCTCGTACAGGTGGCCGATCAGCCGGGCGATGGTGCTCTTGCCCGACCCCGACTCGCCCACGAGACCCAGCACCTCCCCGCGCCCGATGGCGAGGTCCACCCCGTTGACGGCGGTGACGCTCTTGCCCGCGCGCCCGACCTTGAAGACCTTCGTGAGACCACGCGCCTCGAAGGCGGTGGGCGTGCCTCCCCCGGCGGTGGGCGTCAAGTTCCGATCAGTCGCTGGCGAGAGCATGGCCCTCCTCTCTGGGTGCCGCTTCCTTCACGGCGGGCGAGTGCAGGAAGCACGCGACCCGGTGGCCCGGCTCGACCTCCACGTTGGCGGGCTTCTTCACGTCACACGTGCCCGGCATCCGCGACGGGCAGCGGTCGAAGAAGGGGCAGTAATCCAGCTCCAGCGCCAGCGACGGCGGGCGGCCCGGAATGCCCTCGCGCCGCTCGCGCTCGCCCGACAGGGGCGGGAAGGCCGTCATCAGCCGCCGCGTGTACGGGTGCTTGGGATTCTGGTAAATCTCCCGCGCGGGGGCCTCCTCCACGATCTCGCCCGCGTACATGATGGCGATGCGGTCGCTCATCTCGACCAGCAGCGAGAGGTCGTGCGTGATGAAGATGATGGCGATGCCCAGCTCCCGCCGTACCTCGTCGATCTCCTGCAGGATTTGCCGCTGCACCACCACGTCCAGCGCCGTCGTCGGCTCGTCCATCACGACCAGCTTGGGTTCCAGCGCCAGCGCGATGGCGATCACCACCCGCTGCTTCATCCCGCCCGAGAGCTGGTGTGGGTACGCGTCGAGGTAGCTCTCGCGGATGCCGACGAGGCGGAAGAGTTCGCGGGCGCGGGCATCCAGCTTCGTCTTGTCCTTCACCCCGTGCGCCTGCATCGCGTCGTACACCTGCTCGCGCACCTTGAGGACCGGGTTGAGGATGTTCATGCTCGCCTGGAAGACGAGGGAATAGTCCTTCCAGCGCACCCGCCGCAGCTCCTCGGGCGTCATGGCGAGCAGGTCCCTGCCGTCCAGCACCGCCTCGCCGCCGAAGACGGCACCGGGTGGGTCGAGCAGCCGGGTTGCCGCGAACGCCAGCGTGGACTTGCCGCAGCCCGACTCGCCCGCCAGGCCGACGAACTCCCCGGCCTTCACGTCCAGCGACACGTCCCGCACCGCGCGCACCGGCCCCGTCCGCGTCGTGTACCCCGCGTCGAGGTGCCGGATGGCGAGCAGCGGGGCACCCGGCTCCTGTGCCGCCACTCCGCGACCCTTGCCGCGCCGCAGCACCCGCGTCGCCTTGCCCGCGTGGTTGGCCTTGGGGTTCGTGATCTCGTCGATGCCGAAGTTCAACAGCGCGAAGGCGGTGCCCAGCAGCGCGATGCCCAGGCCGGGCGGCACGAACCACCACCACGCCCCCTGGAGGAGTGCGCCGCGCGCCTGTGCCCAGTACAGCATCGTGCCCCAGGTGACGCTGCCCACGTCGCCGATCCCGATGAAGGACAAGAAGGCCTCGCTCAGCACCGCGTACAGGGCGGTGGAGAAGAAGTTGGCGGCGATCAGGCCCAGCAGGTTGGGCAGCATCTCCGCGAAGATGATGCGGCCCGGTCCCTCGCCCGTGGCGATGGCCGACTGCACGAAGTCGCGGCCCCGCAGCGCCATCGCCTGCCCGCGCAGCACCCGCGCCCCGAAGGCCCAGCCCGTCAGCGCGATCACGAGGATGATCGCCCAGGTGCCCCCGCCGCGCAAAAAAGCGCTCGCCACGATCAGGAGCGGCAGGCCCGGCAGCACGAGAAAGACGTTGATGACCGTGTTGATGATCTCGTCGGTGCGCCCGCCGAAGTAGGCGGCGGCCAGCCCCACCGCCGTGCCGATGGCGGTGGCGACCAGGCTCGACAGGAAGCCGATCAGCAGCGTGAGCCGCACCCCGTAGATTACCTGTGCGAGCACGTCCTGCCCCAGCGCCGTGGTGCCCAGCGGATGCGCCGCCGAGGGCCTCAGCCACGCGCCGAATTCCAGCGAGGTGGGGTCATACGGCGTGAGCAGCGGCGCGAAAAGGCCCATCAGCAGCATCAGCAGCATCAGGACAGCGCCCGTCGCGGCGCGCGGCGAACCCAGCACGAAGCGCAGCCCGCCCACGTTGAACTTCGGCTTGGGCGTGCGATTGAGGGGAATGACGGTCACGCGGTCCTCCCGTCACGCACACGCGGGTCCAGCACCGCGTACAGCGCGTCCACGATGAAGTTGGCGACGAGGACCGCCAGCGCGATGTACAGGAAGATCGCCTGCATCAGCGGGTAGTCGAGACCGACGACCGCGTTGTACAGGTACAGCCCCAGCCCCGGATAGGAGAAGACGATCTCGGTGGCGATGGCCCCGCCCACCACGAAGCCCAGGGCGATGCCGAAGGCGGTGAAGCTCGGCAGGAGGGCGTTCCTGAGCACGTAGCGGTTCAGGATGCGGCGCTCGGACAGTCCCTTGGCCCGCGCGAAGGCGAGGTAGTCCTCCCCCATCACGTTCATCACGTTGTTCCGCATGGTGATCAGCCAGCCGCCCGCCGACGTGATGATGATCGTCAGCGCGGGCAGCATGGCGTGCCGCAGCAGCGACGACCACCACTCCGGCGTCCAGGCGGTCAGGAAGGGGTCGAGGTTGCCGCTGATGGGAAAGAGGCTGAGCCGGAACGCGAGCAGGTACAGCAGCAGCAGCGCGAACCACAGGTACGGCATCGAGTTGAGAAACAGCGCGACCGGCGGCAGGGCGTCCGCCAACGCGCCGCCGCGCCGCCACGCGGAGTACAGCCCGAAGGCGCTGCCGATCAGGAAGGAGATGACGGTCGTGACGCCGACCAGTCCGAGGGTCCACGGGGCCGCCGTCGCGATGATGTCGCTCACGGGCGTCGGGAACTGCGTGATGGAGCGCCCGAAGTCACCCTGCACCAGCCGCCCGAGGTACGAGAAGTACTGGCTGATCAGGCTGCCCTGATTGTCGAGGCCGTAGGCTTTGGTGAGGGCCTCCACCGCCTGCGGGTCGAGGCGTCCCTGGTACTTGGCGATCATCGCGCCGATGGGGTTGCCCGGCACGAGGCGCGGCAGGATGAAGTTGAGCGTCACCGCCACCCACAGGGTGAACAGCAGGATGCCGAACTTGCGAAGCAGATAGGGCATGGGATTCTCCAGTGCCGGGGCAAGGGGCAAGGGTCGGGGGTCAAGGGCCGAGGGGCCAGCACGCCCGGACCCCCGACCCCCCCCGGTTGCCCCGACCTACTTGGGCTTGACGTTGAGGTACATCAGCCGGGCACCCGGCACGTCGTCGGGGCTGCCGTCGTTGTAGGGGTTTTGCGCGCTCGGGAAGTTCGTGAACTTGGAGGTGTTGAACAGCGAGAACTGCGCGCGGTCGGTCAGCGGCACCCACGGCATGTCCCGCATCACCGTGCTGACCATGGTGGCGACCGCCTTTTCCTGCGCGGCGGGATCGCTCGTCGAGCGGTAGCTGGCGATGGCCTGCGTCAGGGCGGGGTTGGTGTAGCGCGAGAGGTTCGAGGGCGCGGTCTTGCCCACCGCCGCGCTGAGTTCCGGCGAGAACGACGAGTAGAACAGGTAGTACGGCGAGGGACCGTTGCCCCAGCCCCAGCTCACGCCCATGTCGTAGGTGGCGGTCTGGAGGCCGCCCGCGTAGCTGCTCCACTGCTGCTGGTCGATGGAGGTGGTGATGCCGACCCGCTTGAGGTTGTCACCGATCACCTGCGCCATCGTGATGAAGTCGGTCCAGCCCGCGCCCACCAGAATCTTGTAGGTCGGCAGCGGCTGGCCGTCCTTGCCCAGGCGGACGCCCTGCGCGTTCTTGCGGTATCCGGCGGCGGTCAGCGCCCGGTCGGCGGCGGCGGCGTCGAACTTGGCCGTCATGCCCCGCATGCTGGCGGGCAGCCACTCGCTCTGCTGCGCGGGAATGACCGCGCTCGCCGGGGCCGCGCCCACCACGCCCGAGTAGGCCTTGAGGGCCACGTCCTTGGTGTTGATCGCCCCCGCGACCGCGCGCCGGAAGGCCGCGTCGTTGAAGGGGGCTTTGGTCGTGTTGAAGTACAGGAAGTTCGAGTTGTTCGTCGGCCACCAGTACTGGTAGTTCGGCCCCTTCGACGCGTAGCCGCCCTTGGGGTCGGGGATGCCGACGTAGCCGTAGTCGGCCTCGTTCTTGAGCAGTTGCAGCAGGGCGGCGTCGTTGCCGCTCGTCGCGCGCCACACCACCGCGTCCACGTACGGCTGCCCCTTGATCCAGTAGGTGGGATTCTTGAGCACCCGCACCGCCTGCTGGCTGTAGGCGTCGAAGGTGAAGGGGCCGGTGCCGACCGGCTTGGCGTTGGTGTACGTCACCGGGTCCGTCACGGCGCTCCACAGGTGCTGGGGCACGATGGCCTGGTTGGCGATGTAGAAGAAGATCGGCGTGTTGGCACGGTTGAAGGTGAAGGTGACGGTGTTGCCGCTCGCCCGGACGCCCGTGAGGCCGTTCTTCCAGACGCCGCTGAGGTCGAGCGCCGGGTACTGCTTCATGTAGTTGAAGGTAAAGGCCACGTCGGCGGCGCTGAAGGCCCGACCGTCGTGCCAGCGCACGCCGGGGCGGGTCGCGACGGTGAGGGTCCGGTTGTCCTTGCTCCAGGTGTACTTCGTGCCCAGGACGTTGGTGACCTTGCCGTTGAGGCCGTTGACGTAGAACAGCGTCTCGTAGATCGCGGAGTTGGTCGCCTGGAGGTGCTGGTCGGCGGGTGAGAAGGGGTTGAGGTTCTGCCCGCCCCACTGGGCCGCGCGCACGACGGTGAAGGTCGTCCTGGGCTGCTGGGCGAGGGCATACGTGCCCAGGGCGGCGGTGAGCAGGGCGAGGGGGGCGGCGAGCTTGAGGATGGGCGTCATGGTGACCTCGGGGTTCTCCGGCACGGGGCCGGGCGTGGGGGACGGGGTGGGGACAGGGCGGCGGCGGGCGGGACGCTGATGCTCACGGGGGCGGCCCGGTGGAGTGGCGCACGATCAGGGAGGTGGGAAAGGGGGGCGGCGGCGGCGGCGACAGGCCGCGCACGAGGTCGAGCAGCCGCCGCACCGCCGCCGCCCCCATCTCGGGCAGTGGCTGACGCACGGTGGTCAGGGGCGGGCGGCCCCGCGCGGCGGCCCCCACGTCGTCGTAGCCCACGACCGACAGCTCGCCCGGCACCCGCACCCCCCGCCGCTCGGCGGCGCGCAGCACCCCCAGCGCCGTCGAGTCGTTGGCCGCGAAGATCGCCGTGGGCGGCTCGGACAGCGCCAGCAGCGCCCCGGCGGCCTGCTCGCCGCCCGCCTCGGTAAAGTCGCCCTGCGCGAGGTAGGCGGGCGGCACCTCCACCCCGCCCGCCCGCAGCCCCCCCAGAAAGCCGCGCTCGCGCGCCGCCGACTCCTCGCGGTAGACCGGGGAGGTGTCCGGCCCCCGGATGTACGCCACCCGGCGGTGGCCCAGCGCCAGCAGGTGCCGCGCCACGAGTTCGCCGCCGTGCACGTTGTCGCCGCGCACGCTGAGGGGGGTACACGACCCCGCCGTGACCACCGGCAGGGCGTCCCGAAACACCTGATGCTCGTCGCCGCTGGGCAGGATGAGCAGCACCCCGTCCGCCAGGGTCCGCAGCAGGGCCGCCCGCTCGCGCTCCAGCGCCGGGCTGCCCGACGTGGTGAAGACCGCCAGATTCATCCCCGCGTCCTCGGCGGCGGCCAGCGCCCCGTGCAGCAGTTCGGTCACGTAGGGCACCCCGTAGCGCGGGGCCAGCACGCCGATCAGGTTCGTGCGCCGCCCCGCCAGCACCCGCGCCGCCGGATTCGCCACGTACCCCGTCTCCTCGACCGCCCGCAGCACCCGCAGCCGGGTCGCCTCGGACATGCCGGGCTTGCCGTTGATGACGTTCGAGGCCGTCATCCTCGATACGCCCGCCAGCCGCGCGATGTCCGTGAGGGTCGCCGGCGCGGAGAACGGGACGATGGGGGAGATGGGGGCCGGTTCCGTCAAGGGCGCTCCTGGGAACGTGACGCGAAAGGCGGGCGAGAACGGGCGGGCCGCCTGGCCCAGCCGCGCGCCTCGTGGCAGAGGTGATGGGTTGGTGTACCGGTAAAGTAAGCCTTCCTTAAGGACATGTCAAGACAAGGCAAACTCATCTGTGGCGGGGAATACGGGGGCCGTCCAGCGCGTCCACTCGTCGCCGCCCGCCCGCCGGGGGGCACAATGACCGGCGTGACCCACTCCAGCATTCAAGCCGCCATCGCCGACGTAACGCGCGCCTTCGCCCACCGCCCGGACGTGGCGCGCGTCTTCGCCCGTTGCCTGCCCAACACCCTGGAGACGACCGTGGGGCCGCGCGGGGACGGCACGACCTTCGTGGTGACGGGCGACATCCCCGCGATGTGGCTGCGGGACAGCACGGCGCAGGTATGGCCGTACCTGGGGCTGTGCGCGGACGACGCGGAGTTGCGCGACGTGCTGGGCGGTGTGATTCGCCAGCAGGCCCGGCTCCTCCTGGCCGACCCCTACGCCAACGCCTTCAACGCGGAGCCGAGCGGCGCGGGCCACGCGGGCGACGAGCCGCCGCGCTATCCCCTCGTGTGGGAGCGCAAGTTCGAGCTGGACTCGCTGTGCTATCCCCTGCGCCTCGCGCACCGCTTCTGGCGGGGGACGGGCGACGCGGGGCCGCTGCGGGGCGACTTCGAGGCGGCGGCGCGCACGATCGTGGACGTGATGAGGACCGAGCAGGACCATGAGGCGCGCAGCGGGTACACCTTCTTCCGCCCCGGCGACGTTTCCCCCACCGACAACCTCCCGAACGGCGGGCGCGGCCACCCGGTCGCCCGCACGGGGATGGTGTGGTCCGCCTTTCGCCCCAGCGACGACGCCTGCGAGCGCGGCTACCACGTGCCCGGCAACATGATGGCGGTCGTCGAGCTGCGTCACCTCGCCGAGATTGCGCGGGAGGTGTGGGGGGACGAGGGTTTCGCGGCGGAGGCGCTGGCCCTCGCGGACGAGATCGAGCGCGGCATCGAGACCCACGCCGCCCTGGACCACCCCACCTTCGGGCGCATGTACGCCTATGAGACGGACGGCCTGGGGAACCACGTCCTGATGGACGACGCCAACGTGCCCAGCCTGCTCGCCATCCCGTACCTCGGCTACCGCCCCGCGAGTGACGAGACGTACCGCAACACGCGCGCCTTCGTCCTAAGCCACGAGAACCCGTATTTCTGCACGGGGACGCACGCCGAGGGCGTCGGCAGCCCGCACACGCTCGCCGGGCGCGTGTGGCCCCTCGCGCTCGCCATGCGTGGGCTGACGGCCACGGACGCCGCCGAGCGGGACGCCGCGCTGGACATGCTCGTGCGGACGACGGCGGGCACCGACCTCATGCACGAGAGCTTCCACCCGGACGACCCGGCGGTATTCACGCGCGAGTGGTTCGGCTGGGCGAACAGCCTGTTTTCCGAACTCGTGTTGAGGTGTCTGGAGGACTAGATTTTCTGGGAACGTTGCAGAAGGCAGAAAGCAGAAAGCAGAAGGCTGGCAATGCGTGCCACCAGCCCTCTGCCTTTGACCTTCGCCACCCTCAGCGCCAACTTTCGCAGGAGGTCTCCCGACCGCCTCAACCCCCACCCGCGAGGTGCGAGGCGGCGGCCCGCAGGCTGGCGGGCTGGAAGCCGAAGGTATTCACGGCGGGCAGCGGCAGGTCGCGGCTGAGTTCGGGATTCCACAGGTTGACGTGCAGGGCGCGGGGGTGGGCGGTGAGCTGCTGTGCCAGCCCCATCTCCGCCTCCCCGAGCGTGACCCGGCGGGCGGTGAAGAGGACCACGGCCTCGAATGTGGCGACCTGCTCGCTGAGGTCGGGCACCTCCACGTCGTAGGGCACGACCTCACTCGCCGGGAAGTGTTCCCGGAGCAGCGCGGCCAGTTCTGTTGCCAGCGGCACCCGGTCGCTCGCCGCGCCGCCGTCCGACCGCTCGGGCACGAGGGCGAGCACGCGTGCGTCGCGTGGAAGGGGGAGCCGCACCCCGCCCTCGTCGCTCACGGCGGCGCGGGCCGCGTCCTCGATGTCGCGCCACAGCGCCCCGTCACCCAGCACCTCCTCCAGCGCGGCGAGGTCGGGGGCCGGGCAGGGGAAGCGGTCCAGCGCCGTCCGCCAGCGCCGCAGGCTGCGCGCCGTCGCCCCGGCACTCGGCGGCGCGGCGATGAAATCGCGCACCACGGGTTCCTGCCCCGCGAGGTCGGGGGCGAAGATCAGCGCGTGGTCGGCCCCCGCCTCGATGCTGCGCCGCGCCGACTCGGCCTGCGGGTACAGGTCGAGCAGGGCACCCATGTGCAGGGCGTCGGTATACACCAGCCCACCGAAGCCCAGCCGGGAGCGCAGGTCGCTCAGGATGCGGGGGCTGACGGTCGCGGGTTCGGGGGCCACGCGCGGGAGCAGCAGGTGCGCGGTCATGACGGATTCGAGACCCGCCCCCACCGCCGCCCGGAACGGCGCGAGTTCCACCGCGTCGAGGTCGGCCTCACCCCGGTCCACCGTCGGCAGGGCGAGGTGCGAGTCCACGCTGGCGTCCCCGTGGCCGGGATAGTGCTTGGCGACCGCCATCACCCCCGCCGCGTGGTGCCCGCGCAGGAAGGCGAGGCCGTGGCGGGTCACGCGCTCCGGCGTCTCCCCGAACGCCCGCTCGCCGATCACCGGATTGCGCGGGTTGGTGTTCACGTCGAGCAGCGGCGCGAAGTTGACGTTGATCCCGAGTGAGCGCAGCCCCCGCGCCATCCCAAGTGAGATGCGTTCCGTCCGCGCCGGATCGTCCCCCTCACCCAGCACCCGCCCGCCCGGCGACGTGGGCAGCCCCGGCAGCCGCACGACCGAGCCGCCCTCCTGATCGATGCTCACGAGGAGGTCCGGCCCCAGCACGTCCCGCAGGCCTACCACGAGCCGCGCCACGTCCTCCAGTTCGGTCAGGCTGCCGCGAAACAGGCACACCCCCCCGACCGGATGCCGCTCGAAAAAGCGCCGCTCCGCCGCCCCGAGGGGGTGCATGGGCAGGCTGACCGTGAGGAGTTGGCGTGGGTCGAGCGCGTCTCTGGCGGGCATGGAACGCAGCGTGGCGTGCCGGGGCGGCGCAGTGCAAGCCCGGCGGACCCGGCGTAACATGGCCCCACCCCTATGGCCCGCGTCAAACTGGCATACATCGGCGGCGGCAGCACCCGCGCGCCCGGCACCGTCGCCTCCTTCATCCGGCAGGCGGAGAGTTTTGCGGGGTCGGAGATCGTCCTCGTGGACCTCGACCCTGAGCGGCTCGACCTCGTGTGTCGCCTCGCGGGGCGCATGATCGAGGCGCGGGGTGCCGACCTGCACGTGTCAGCCACGACCAGCCGCGAGGCCGCCCTGGAGGGCTGCGACGGGGTGCTGTCGAGCTTCCGGCCCGGCGGCTTCGAGGCCCGCGCGCTCGACGAGCGTATCCCGCTCTCCCACGGGGCCATCGGGCAGGAGACGCAGGGGGCGGGGGGCCTCTTCATGGCGCTGCGGGCGCTGCACGTCACACGCGGGCTGGTGGAGGACATGGCGCGGCTGTGCCCCGGTGCCACCCTCTTCAACTACACCAATCCGGTGAACATCATCGCGCAGGCGGTGGCCGACCATTCCGACGTGCCCGTGATCTCGCTGTGCGAGGGACCCATCGTCTTCCCGCTGGAGATCGCGGAGATGGCGGGCCTCGACCCCCGGAGGGTGCGCGCCACGATGGTCGGCCTCAACCACGCCTGCTGGAGCGTGGAGGCGCAGTATGGCGGCGAACCGCTGCTCCCCCTCCTCGAACGCGCGCTGGAGGCCGGCGTGGGGGACCCCTGGGCGCGCCGGATGCTGCACCTCGCCGTCACGCTGGGCAGCCTGCCCGCCTCGTACATGAAGTACTACTTCTACGAGGCCGAGATGGGGCGTGAGCTGCGAGGCAAGGCCACGACCCGCGCCGAGGACATCCTCGCGGAGGTGCCCGACTACTGGGCACACTACCGCGAGCAGGTGCAGTCCACGGGTCCCACCCTCGACCCGGCCCGCTCGCGCGGCGGCATCTTCGAGCTGGAGGTCGCCGTGGACGTGATGGACGCGATGTTCAACGACCGGGGCGAGGTGTGGCCCTGCAACGTGGTGAACGGCGGAGCCATCGCCGACTTTCCGAGCAGCCGGGTGGTGGAGGTCCCCTGCCTCGTGGACCGCCGGGGCGCGCGTCCGCTGTCGGGCTTCCGGGTGCCGCCCCCCGTGCGGGGCCTGCTGGACGCGCTGGGCGAGTATCAGCAGCTTGCGGCGGACGCGGGCTGGCACGGCACCCGTCAGGACGCCCTACGCGCGCTCGTGAGCAATCCCCTCGTGCGGACGCTGCCGCTGGCCGAGACGCTGTACGCCGAACTTGCCCACGCGCATCGCGCCCACCTGCCGGAGCGCCTGTGGTGACGGACCGGGGAGTGAACGTCGAGGTGCTGGACGACGCGGAGGCGCTCGCCCGCCGCGCCGCCGACCTGATCGAGGGGGTGGTGCGCGAGAAGCCCACCCTCTCTCTCCTCGTTGCCACCGGAAATACCCCGCTGGCGACCTATACCGAACTCACCCGGCGGAACCTCGATGCCTCCGCCGTGACCGCCGTGCAGCTTGACGAGTACCTGGGCGTGGGCGAGGACGACCCCCGCTCGCTGTGGGGCTGGATGCGCCGCGCCTTCGTGGAACCGCTGGGCGTGAGGAAGGTCATCCGCCTTGACGCCACCGCGCCCGACCCGGTGGAGGCGTGCCGCCGCTTCGAGTTGGAGGTGGCGGCCCTCGGCGGCATTGACCTCGCCCTCCTCGGCCTCGGCCCGAACGGGCACCTGGGCTTCAACGAGCCGCCGTGCCTACCAGACGCGGGGACGCGCCCCGTGACGCTGACGCCCGAGAGCCTGGCGAGCAACGCCGCGTACTGGGATGGCCTGGCTGTGCCGACCGGGGCGCTCACGGCGGGGATGGACCTCATCCTGGGGGCGCGGCAGACCCTCCTGCTCGTGAGCGGGGCGCACAAACGCGGCATCCTCGCCCGCACGCTTCAAGAATCTCCGACCCCCGAGGTGCCCGCCTCCTGGCTGCGTGGGACGAACACGACCGTCCTCGCCGACCGCGCCGCGTGGGGGGGCCTGTGACCGCTCCCGAACTCGTCCTCGGCATCGACGCGGGCAACACGAAGACGGTGGCCCTCGTCGCCGACCCTTCCGGGCGCGTCCTGGGCTGGGGGCGCGGGGGAGGGGGCAACATCTACGTCTCCAAACGGGAGGCGCTGGCCGCTCTGGACCGGGCCGTGCTGGGGGCGCTGGAGATGGCCGGGGTGCGGTCCCAGGACCTCTGCGCCGCCGTCCTGAGCGCGACGGGGGCCGACTGGCCCGAGGACTTCGCGCTGCTGGGGGCCGAACTGGAGGCGCGCGGCTGGGGACGGACGCGGCAGGTGGTGAACGACGCGGTGGGTGCCCTGCACGCCGCCTCCCCGAGCGGCACGGGCGTCATGGTCGCCTGCGGCACGAGCGCGGGCATCGCCGCCGCCGCCCCGGACGGCCAGACCTGGCACACGAGCTACTGGCAGGAACCCGAGGGGGCCGAGGAATTGGGCGGGGCCACCCTCCGCGCCGTGTACCGGGCCGAACTGGGCCTCGACCCGCCGACCCTGCTGACCGCGCGCGTGCTGGCCCTCTACCGCCTGCCCTCCGTGGAGGCCGT includes:
- a CDS encoding GH1 family beta-glucosidase, translated to MTVSETGTVRKADFPADFAWGTATAAYQIEGAVAEDGRSPSIWDTFAHTRGRVKGGDTGDVACDHYHRWREDLDLMAGLGLNAYRLSVAWPRVVPDGRGAVNRRGLDFYDRLTDGLLERGIAPYVTLYHWDLPQVLQDAGGWANRDTAHAFAQYADAVAGRLGDRVRGWVTHNEPWCAAFLGHMMGVHAPGLSDLETALRASHHLLLSHGLATGAIRAAVPNAQVGITLILGPQHAASDREGDVAAARRGDGFLNRWFLDPLYGRGYPADMLELYRPHAPAFESAIQHGDLDLIAVPTDFLGVNYYQRSVVKHFPGGRGFMNSTQLRPPGEYTAFDWEVYPDGLREILARVHKEYAPPVLYVTENGAAYDDRPDTDGQVHDEDRRRYLERHLAACREAIEGGVPLRGYFAWSLLDNFEWAEGYSKRFGLVRVDYETGRRTVKDSGAWYGRLARGETG
- a CDS encoding ABC transporter substrate-binding protein, with translation MTPILKLAAPLALLTAALGTYALAQQPRTTFTVVRAAQWGGQNLNPFSPADQHLQATNSAIYETLFYVNGLNGKVTNVLGTKYTWSKDNRTLTVATRPGVRWHDGRAFSAADVAFTFNYMKQYPALDLSGVWKNGLTGVRASGNTVTFTFNRANTPIFFYIANQAIVPQHLWSAVTDPVTYTNAKPVGTGPFTFDAYSQQAVRVLKNPTYWIKGQPYVDAVVWRATSGNDAALLQLLKNEADYGYVGIPDPKGGYASKGPNYQYWWPTNNSNFLYFNTTKAPFNDAAFRRAVAGAINTKDVALKAYSGVVGAAPASAVIPAQQSEWLPASMRGMTAKFDAAAADRALTAAGYRKNAQGVRLGKDGQPLPTYKILVGAGWTDFITMAQVIGDNLKRVGITTSIDQQQWSSYAGGLQTATYDMGVSWGWGNGPSPYYLFYSSFSPELSAAVGKTAPSNLSRYTNPALTQAIASYRSTSDPAAQEKAVATMVSTVMRDMPWVPLTDRAQFSLFNTSKFTNFPSAQNPYNDGSPDDVPGARLMYLNVKPK
- a CDS encoding ABC transporter permease, yielding MPYLLRKFGILLFTLWVAVTLNFILPRLVPGNPIGAMIAKYQGRLDPQAVEALTKAYGLDNQGSLISQYFSYLGRLVQGDFGRSITQFPTPVSDIIATAAPWTLGLVGVTTVISFLIGSAFGLYSAWRRGGALADALPPVALFLNSMPYLWFALLLLYLLAFRLSLFPISGNLDPFLTAWTPEWWSSLLRHAMLPALTIIITSAGGWLITMRNNVMNVMGEDYLAFARAKGLSERRILNRYVLRNALLPSFTAFGIALGFVVGGAIATEIVFSYPGLGLYLYNAVVGLDYPLMQAIFLYIALAVLVANFIVDALYAVLDPRVRDGRTA
- a CDS encoding ABC transporter ATP-binding protein, which translates into the protein MLSPATDRNLTPTAGGGTPTAFEARGLTKVFKVGRAGKSVTAVNGVDLAIGRGEVLGLVGESGSGKSTIARLIGHLYEPTSGTMTLVGEDVPLRMGGARLRRFRKHVQMIFQDPYGSLNGLHTIGYILSRPLKLHGLARGRDVGEQVNALLERVGLSPGASYAAKKPHELSGGQRQRVVIARALAARPELILADEPTSALDVSIRLDIMNLLLDLRDQEGLSMLFITHDLAGARYMADRIAVMYTGYIVEVGPASRVIDAPQMPYTQLLKSAAPKPEAGLHPERIEARGEVPDLTNLPPGCPFEPRCPHARAVCKEGLPRMYDVGPGHQARCILHDPALAAQPPIHPQPEALA
- a CDS encoding dipeptide/oligopeptide/nickel ABC transporter permease/ATP-binding protein; amino-acid sequence: MTVIPLNRTPKPKFNVGGLRFVLGSPRAATGAVLMLLMLLMGLFAPLLTPYDPTSLEFGAWLRPSAAHPLGTTALGQDVLAQVIYGVRLTLLIGFLSSLVATAIGTAVGLAAAYFGGRTDEIINTVINVFLVLPGLPLLIVASAFLRGGGTWAIILVIALTGWAFGARVLRGQAMALRGRDFVQSAIATGEGPGRIIFAEMLPNLLGLIAANFFSTALYAVLSEAFLSFIGIGDVGSVTWGTMLYWAQARGALLQGAWWWFVPPGLGIALLGTAFALLNFGIDEITNPKANHAGKATRVLRRGKGRGVAAQEPGAPLLAIRHLDAGYTTRTGPVRAVRDVSLDVKAGEFVGLAGESGCGKSTLAFAATRLLDPPGAVFGGEAVLDGRDLLAMTPEELRRVRWKDYSLVFQASMNILNPVLKVREQVYDAMQAHGVKDKTKLDARARELFRLVGIRESYLDAYPHQLSGGMKQRVVIAIALALEPKLVVMDEPTTALDVVVQRQILQEIDEVRRELGIAIIFITHDLSLLVEMSDRIAIMYAGEIVEEAPAREIYQNPKHPYTRRLMTAFPPLSGERERREGIPGRPPSLALELDYCPFFDRCPSRMPGTCDVKKPANVEVEPGHRVACFLHSPAVKEAAPREEGHALASD